From the genome of Rathayibacter sp. VKM Ac-2804:
GACGGTAGCGCAGGCCGACCCGCTTCCAGAAGAAGACGAGCAGGCTCGCCTGCAGTGCCACTCCGAGGGTCGCCGAGCCCGCCAGCACCGCGATCATCTCGGGCGTCCACTGCGTCGCGAGGCGCTCCCCGCGGCCGTCCGAGCCGAAGAGGTTCTGGAAGGCGAGGAGCCCGCCGATGGCGACGACGTTGTTGACGACCGGCGTCCAGGTGAACGGCCCGAAGGAGCCGCGCGCATTGAGCACCTCGCCGAGGATCGTGTACAGCCCGTAGAAGAACACCTGCGGCAGGCACCAGTAGGCGAAGGTGACGGCGAGGCGGGTCTGCTCCGGCCCGTACTGCGAGGCGTTCAGCTGGATCAGCAGGGGTGCGGCGAGCGTCGCGATCACCGCGGCGCCGAGGAGGACGAGCAGCGCGAGGGTCAGCAGCTTGTTGATGTAGCGCTGGCCGCCGTCGGCCTGGAGCCCGGCCCGCACGATCTGCGGCACCAGGACCGCGTTCAGGGCGCCGCCCGCGATGATCGCGTAGATCGTGTTCGGCAGGCCGTTGGCGACCGTGAAGGCGTCGGCGCCCTGGCCGACGAGGCCGATGGTCTGCGTGAAGACCAGGGACATCACGAAGCCGAGGACCCGCGAGACCATCGTGCCGGAGGCGAGGACGGCGCTCGCGCGACCGAGGGAGAAGCTAGCCACGGGGATCCGTTCGGTCGTCGTCGAGGCCCGGCTGGACGGCGAGCGGGGCGTTCGGGTCCTCCTCGTCCTCCTCGGGGGTGTCGCCGCGGCGGCGCCGGCGGATGTTGCGGAGGATGCCCGCGCCGAAGACGAGGACCAGGAGGATGCCGACGCCGAGGGTGCCGACGGTCTCCCAGTCGGCGCGGACGTTGGTGACGATGCCGGTAGGAGCGCCGATGGGCGTGCCGTCCTGGGCCGTCAGCTGCATGCGGAGCTCGGTCTCGCCGTTGCCGACGCGGGCCTTCACCGGGATGAGGACGCGGCCCTGCGAGCGGGCGTCGATCGCCGTGGGCTCGACCGAGGACTCGTCGATGTCGAGGACCGCGTTGGAGGTCGAGGCCTGGATCCGGACCGTCACGGGCCAGGGCAGGTCGTTGCGGACGTAGACCGGGATGCTCGAGTCGCGGGAGAGCTGCGTGACGCTGTCGGAGCTCTCGATCGCGACGGAGGAGAGCGTGGTGTCGGCCTGCTCGCGGCTCGCGGCGACCGCTCCCTGCCAGCCGGTCGGGTCCTCGCGCCAGGTGACGGCGAGCAGGGCGAGGAGGTCGTTGCGGCGCTTGCCGCTGAGCAGCTGCGGGTCGGTGAGGACGGCGGAGAAGGACTCGACGCGGGCGGCCGCGGTGAGGAGGTCCGAGACGCCCTCGAGGCGCTGCTCCGACTCCGGGCTGTCGACGACGGTCGCGTCCTCGGTCGGCGCCGCGGTGAGGGCGGCGGCGAGCGAGGTCCCTTCCGCCCACGGCAGCGCGTCGACGGCCTGAAGGGTCTGCGAGAGCCGGACGCCGTCGATGGCGGCGCCGCGGTCGAGCGCCAGGATCACGGACGGCGACTCGTCCTCGCGCTGGACCTGCGCGAGGTCGGCGGTGAGGTCGGCCATGCGCGCGCGCCACTCGGAGTCGGTGCCGGAGCTGACGGCCGCGTCGAAGGCGGTCGAGAGGGCGCTGTCGGCGACGATCAGGTCGTGGCCGTCGACGGCGGCCCGGGTGGTCGTCGTGACGTCCTCCGGCAGTGCGAGGTTGGCGGAGGACACGACGGTGCGGTTCATGCCGGTCGTGGCATAGACGCCGAGATCCGCGGCGCGGACGGTGCCGTCGTCGGGCCAGGCGATGCTGCCGACCGTCGGCGACCAGTCGAACGCGAGGAGCGACTCGGCCGTCGGGCGGTCGGGGAGGGCGGTCGTGTCGTCGGGAACGGCCGTCGGCGTCGGCGTCGCCGTGCTCGTCGGTGCGAAGAGAGCAGGATCGAGCGCGTACTCGAACGAGGTCGGCGCCAGGAGGGTGGACAGGCCGGACTGGGCCTGGGCGGCCACGTCCGCGTCGGCGTAGGGGAGGGCGAAGACCTCGTTGGGCACCGCCTCGAGGCGCTCGAGCCAGGCGGTCGCCGACTCCGGTGCCGAGTCGCCGAGGACGCGGATCGACGCGAGGATGCGCGGATCCACACCGATGGTCACGGCGCGGCCGTCGACGCTGTCGAGCTGGCGCGAGAGCGTGCCGGTGGTCTGGGTGTAGTCCTGCAGCGTCTCGGCCGAGAGCAGGCCGTCGGCGGTGTCGGGCACGGTGAGCGGCACGAGGACGCTGACACCGGTCTCCTGCTCGCTCGGGAAGCCGGTCGAGAGCTCGACGACGCCGCGGGCCGTCGCGACCGTTCCGCCGGGGCTGGTGACGGTCACCGAGACGGTGTGCGTGCCGAAGGCCTCGGGATCGCGGATCGAGTCGGTCGAGAAGGGGAGGTCGGCCGCGGGCACGGTCACGCCGACCTGGGCCGAGCTGGAGGGCAGCAGTCGCACGTCGGCGCCGTCGCCGGTGCTCGTGCCCTCGTCCTCCGCCTCGCCGTCGAGCCACTCGGCGAGCTCGGCCCGCGAGTCGAGGGTGTCCTCGTCGATCGCGACCTCGACCCGCGCGCCGTCGATGGACTCGGTGGTGCCGTTGCGCACGGAGACCGCCAACTGGAGGTCCTCGCCGGGGAGGAGGACGCCGTCGTTCGCCGCGCCCACCGTGGCGGTGACGGTGGCCTGCCCGGACTCGAGAGCCGTGGGCTCAGCGGCGCTCGCCGCGACGGGGAGCGCACCGCCGAGGAGCGCGATCGAGAGCACAGCTGCACCGGCGGAGCGGAGCAGCTGCGGGACCGCGCGCCGGGGGCGGGGACGATCGGAGGGGGTGAGGTCGCGCCGACGCATCGAACTCACTCGGCCTCCATGCGGGTGATTCTACGGGCAGGCCTCCGGGCGGCCGGCTGCCGGGCCGCGGGATGCACTGCGGAGTCGCTCAGGAGCCGTAACCGGTCGAGGCGGTTGCAGGCCGGCGCTCACCCTGGCGCGCACCCCGCCCCGGCCGCACCTCCCCGGTAGGATCTGCCGGATGCACAGCGTCCAGACCGCACTCGAGACCCTCCGCGCTCTCGCGGCGACGCCGACGGTGGCCCGGCTCGCGGAGGCGTTCGCGGCCCAGGGCCACGAGCTCGCGCTGGTCGGCGGCCCGGTCCGCGACGCCTTCCTCGGGCACGGCGTGCACGACCTCGACTTCACGACCTCGGCGCGGCCGGACGACATCGTGCGGATCGTCGCTCCGATCGCGGAGGCGCACTGGGACATCGGCCGGGCGTTCGGCACGATCGGCGCGCGCATCGCGGGCGAGACGGTCGAGATCACGACCTACCGCAGCGACAGCTACGACGGCGTCAGCCGGAAGCCGGAGGTCGAGTTCGGCAACAGCCTCGAGGGCGACCTCGTGCGCCGCGACTTCACCGTCAACGCGATGGCGCTGCGGCTCCCCGAGATCGTGCTGGTCGACCCCGCCGGGGGAGTGGAGGACCTGCTCGCGGGCCGGCTGCGCACGCCGGCTGCGGCCGATCTCTCCTTCGGCGACGATCCGCTGCGGATGCTGCGCGCCGCGCGGTTCACCTCGCAGCTGGGCTTCCGCACGACCGACGAGGTCGAGTGGGCGATGGCCGAGCTGGCCCCCCGCATCGACGACGTCTCGGCGGAGCGGGTGCAGGAGGAGCTGCGGAAGCTCCTCGCGACCGCCTCGCCGCGGGCGGGACTCGAGCTCCTCGTCGACACCGGTCTGGCGGGTTACTTCCTCCCCGAGCTGCCGGCGCTGCGCCTGGAGCAGGACGAGCACCATCACCACAAGGACGTCTACGTGCACAGCCTCACCGTGCTGGAGCAGGCGATCGCCCTCGAGGGGCAGCGGAACCCCGGCGCGGCACCCGACGTCACCCTCCGCATCGCCGCGCTGCTGCACGACATCGGCAAGCCGGCCACGCGGCGTCTGGAGCCGGGCGGAGCGGTCAGCTTCTACCACCACGACCTCGTCGGCTCGAAGCTCGCGATCAAGCGGCTGCGCTCGCTGAAGTTCGACAAGCAGACGATCAGCGACGTCGCCCGGCTGATCGAGCTGCACCTGCGCTTCTTCGGCTACACCGAGGGCGCCTGGACCGACTCGGCCGTCCGCCGCTACGTGACCGACGCCGGCCCGCTGCTGGAGCGGCTGCACATCCTGACCCGGGCCGACGTGACCACCCGCAACACCCGCAAGGCCGACCGCCTGGCGCACGCCTACGACGACCTGGAGCAGCGGATCGCGGAGCTCGCCGAGAAGGAGGAGCTCGCGTCGAAGCGGCCCGACCTGGACGGCACGCAGATCATGGCGATCCTCGAGCTGCCGCCGGGGCGCGAGGTGGGGCTGGCGTACAGGTTCCTGCTGGAGCTGCGGCTCGAGGAGGGGCCGCTCGGCGAGGAGGAGGCCGCCCGGCGGCTGAAGGAGTGGTGGGCGGCGCGCTGAGGAGCCTCTGGTGGTGCCGGCACTGAGATCGGCCCTGGGCGCGGAGCCGCGCGGATGGTAAGGTCGTCAGGTTGTCCATGACCAGACGCACTCGCGTCCGCGGGAGTGGACAGATGCTACATACCCTCCTGTCACGGAAATACCGTGGCCGTTCAGTCCGAAGGAGGTGGGTTAGTGACGCATCAGTACGAACTCATGGTGATCCTGGATCCCGAGATCGATGAGCGCACCGTCGCTCCGAGTCTCGACAAGTTCCTCAACGTCATCCGCACCGATGGTGGATCCATCGACAAGGTCGACGTCTGGGGCCGCCGTCGTCTGGCGTACGAGATCAACAAGAAGTCCGAGGGCATCTACGCCGTCGTCGACTTCACGTCGACCTCGGCCGCCGCGAACGAGCTCGACCGTCAGCTGAAGCTGTCGGAGGCCGTCATGCGCACCAAGGTGCTCCGCGCCGAAGAGGGCATCGCCCAGGTCGCCGCCGCCAAGAAGCTCGCCGACGAGAAGGCCGCCCGCAAGGCTGCCAAGGCTCCGGCCGCTCCCAAGGCGTAACGCTGATGGCCGGCGAGACGATCATCACCGTGGTGGGGAACCTCACCGCCGACCCCGAGCTGCGCTACACGCAGGGCGGGCTCGCGGTCGCGAACTTCACCATCGCCTCCACGCCGCGCACCTTCGACCGTCAGGCGAACGACTGGAAGGACGGCGAAGCGCTGTTCCTCCGGGCCTCCGTCTGGCGCGAGTTCGCCGAGAACGTCGCGGGGACGCTGACCAAGGGAAGCCGTGTCGTCGCGACCGGCCGCCTGAAGCAGCGCTCCTACGAGACGAAGGAAGGCGAGAAGCGCACCAGCATCGAGCTCGAGATCGACGAGATCGGCCCCTCGCTGCGCTACGCGACCGCTCAGGTCACGCGCGCAGCAGGTGGCGGCGGTGGACGCGGTCAGGTCGGCGGCGGCGGAGGCAACCAGGGCGCGAGCCAGGGCGGCTTCGGCGGCGGCAACGGCGGCAACCAGGGGGGCTCCGGCGGAAACGGCGGCGGCAACCGCGGTGGCGGCCAGGCCGAGGAGCCGTGGGCGCCCAGCGCTCCGGCCGGTGGCGACGTGTGGAGCACGCCGGGCAGCTACAACGACGAGACGCCGTTCTGAGCCTCGGGCTCGAGCGCGCCCTCACCTGAATCACGCGTCCCCGTCCCGAGAGGGGTGCCGACGGACGCGAACCAGAATCTAAGGAAACCACTATGGCTGGAAAGAGCAGCGGCGACCGCCGCAAGCCGATCCGCGGCAAGGGCGCGAAGAACGCGGCCCCCGCGAAGTCGGTCCGCGTGGGCGTCATCGACTACAAGGACGTCCCGACCCTTCGCAAGTTCATCTCGGAGCGCGGGAAGATCCGCGCCCGTCGCATCACCGGCGTCTCCGTCCAGGAGCAGCGCCTCATCGCCCGCGCCGTCAAGAACGCCCGCGAGATGGCACTCCTGCCCTACGCCGGCAGCGGAAGGTAGGTAGAAGATGTCCAAGGTCATCCTGACCCACGAGGTCGACGGTCTCGGCTCCGCCGGTGACGTCGTCGACGTCAAGAACGGGTACGCCCGCAACTACCTCATCCCGCAGGGCTTCGGCGTCGCGTGGACCCGCGGTGGCGAGAAGCAGGTCGAGCAGATCAAGTCGGCGCGAGCCGCTCGTGAGCACAAGACCATCGAAGAGGCTCAGCACACGAAGCAGGTCCTCGAGGCCAACCGCGTGAAGCTGACCGTCAAGGCCGGCAAGGACGGGCGCCTCTTCGGCTCCGTCAAGACCTCCGACATCGCGACCGCGGTGGCGGCGGCCGGCTACGGCGAGCTCGACAAGCGCAAGATCGTGATCTCGAACGCGATCAAGAACATCGGCGAGCACGAGGCCGTGGTGCGTCTGCGCGACGACATCCAGGCCACCGTGAAGCTGCAGGTGGTCGCGGCCAAGTAAGGCCGCGAGAACGCCGCGGAGGGCGGTGCGACGGGACTTCACGGTCCCCTCGCACCGCCCTTCGTCGTTGCGGTTGTCCACAGCTCCATCCACATACACCCTCCCGGAGGGACAACCTTCAATGCGGTCTGGAGACTCTTTTCCCCACACAGCTGTGGAAACAGGGGAAGACCTGGTCAGGCCGCTGAAAAAACTTGCCCGGCAGTCGAGTTCCCACAGGGTTGTCCACACGTTGCCCACAGAGGGCGCGGCGTTTCCCGCTCGTTCTCCACAGTTCTCTCCACAGGGTGGTTTGACCCCGGCGGCGGCCGGTCCGTAGTGTGGCGCAGCGCCCCGCGAGGGGAGCGGGGCAGGCGCCGAGCGTCCGCTGTCGGAGGTCGGGCGTAGACCTGTGTCCGGCACTCGCGACAGACGGCTCGACCGTGTCGCCACCCGTTCCGCGAGGCACCCGACAGGAGGAGGCGAAGGCATGACGATCGCGCACCTGGCGGTTCCCGGCTCGGACGGACGAGACGGACGGGACTCCCGAGGGGACTCCCCGCGCAGCAACGAGCGCACTCCCCCGCACGACCTGCTCGCGGAGCAGTCGGCACTGGGCGGCATGCTGCTCTCCAAGGACGCCGTCGCCGACGTCGTCGAGAGCGTCAAGGCGACCGACTTCTACATCCCCAAGCACGAGATCGTCTTCGAGGCGATCCTCGCGCTCTACTCGCACGGCGAGCCGACCGACGTCATCGCCGTCACCGACGAGCTGACCAAGCAGGGCGAGCTGCAGCGCGCCGGCGGCGCCGACTACCTGCACTCGCTCACCGCGATGGTGCCGACCGCGGCGAACGCGGGCTACTACGCGTCGATCGTGGCCGAGCGCGCGCTGCTGCGCCGGCTGGTCGAGGCGGGCACCCGGATCGCGCAGATGGGCTACCAGGGCGAGGGCGAGGTGCTCGACCTCGTCAACACGGCGCAGGCCGAGATCTACAACGTCACCGGGTCCGAGACGGCGGAGGACTACGTCCCGCTGACGGACGCGGTGACCGTCGCCATCGACGAGATCGAGGCGGCCGCGCACAAGGACGGCGCCTTCACCGGCGTGCCGACCGGCTTCGCCGACCTGGACGACCTCACCAACGGCTTCCACCCGGGCCAGATGATCATCGTCGCCGCGCGACCGGCGCTCGGAAAGTCGACGCTCGCGCTCGACTTCGCCCGCGCCGCCGCGATCAAGCACAACATGGCCACGATCTTCTTCTCGCTCGAGATGGGGCGCAGCGAGATCGCGATGCGCCTGCTCTCGGCCGAGGCGTCGGTGCCGCTGCAGCACATGCGCAAGGGCACGGTCGACCAGCGCGACTGGACGACCATCGCCTCCACCCGCGGCCGCATCAACGACGCGCCGCTCTACATCGACGACTCGCCGAACCTCACCCTCGTCGAGATCCGCGCGAAGTGCCGCCGGCTCAAGCAGCGCATCGGCCTGAAGATGGTCGTCATCGACTACCTCCAGCTGATGACCTCGGGCAAGAAGGTCGAGAGCCGCCAGCAGGAGGTCTCCGAGTTCTCCCGCGCGCTCAAGCTGCTCGCGAAGGAGCTGCAGGTGCCGGTCATCGCGCTGTCGCAGCTGAACCGCGGACCGGAGCAGCGCGCCGACAAGCTGCCCGCGATCTCCGACCTCCGCGAGTCCGGCTCGATCGAGCAGGACGCCGACATGGTGATCCTCCTCCACCGCGAGAGCGCCTACGAGAAGGACAACCCGCGCGCGGGCGAGGCCGACCTCATCGTCGCCAAGCACCGCAATGGCCCGACCCGTACAGTCACCGTCGGCTTCCACGGCCACTTCTCCCGCTTCGCGGACATCCCGGCGGTCTGACGCTCGTGGCTGCACAGGATCCGGTCGAGGAGGTCGCGCTCGACGGGGAGAGCATCCGGCTCGGGCAGTTTCTCAAGTTCGCGGGGATCCTCGAATCCGGGGGCGAGGTGAAGGAGGCCGTCGCGGACGGCTTCGTCAGCGTGAACGGCGAGGTGGACCGGCGGCGCGGGCGGCAGCTCGTGGTCGGCGACGTCGTGGAGTTCGGCGGGCGACGGTTCCGCGTCGGGGCGTAGGACTCGTCCGGACGTCTCCTCTTCCGGGCGCCGCGGGCGCGTGGCTAGCATCGGGGCGTGCGACGCCGGAGTCGCGCAGGTCAGGAGGCTCCGATGGGGTTCGTCAGCTACGGGATGCTCGTGTCGATCGACGGGTTCGTCGCGGCGGTGGACGGCGACATCTCCGGGTTCCCAGCACCTGGGCCGGCGCTGCACCGGGTCTTCAACGACGGGCAGCGGGCCGCCGCCCTGTCGGTCTACGGCAGCCGGATGTGGCGGATGATGGCGTACTGGGGCCGGCCGGATCCGGAGTGGGACGAGGTCTCCGAGGACTTCGCGCGGGCGTGGGTCGAGACTCCGAAGGTCGTCTTCTCGTCGACGGTGACCGAGGTGCCCGAGGGCGTGACGCTGATCGCCTCCGATGCGGTCGACGCCTTCCGCCGGATCCGGGCCGAGACCGACGGCACGATCGAGGTGAGCGGGCCGGCGCTGGCCGCCTCGCTCGGCGCGGCCGGACTGATCGACGAGTACCGGCTCCACACGCAGCCGTTCGTCCTAGGCAGCGGAACGCCGTACTTCGCCGCCGGGTTCCGACCGGAGCTGCGCTTCGTCGGCAGCGAGCCGCTGCCGGAGGGCGCGGTGCTGACGCGGTATGCGCCGCGGTGACGGGCGCCGGCAGCATCTTGCTGCGTCGGACGCCAAGGACTCGATGTTCCGCGCCGGTACCGGTCCGACAGTCCGCGCCGCGTGGGCACCTGGTAAAGTCGAACCAATCGACCCCCTCCCAAGCCTCTCCTTGAAGCTCAAATGGGAGGGGCCTTTTTTATGGGTATCGGGGTACTGCAGTGGCTCTGAAGCCGAGCCTTTCGTGGGCGCAGCAGGTTCAGCTGCTCCGCCAGCGCGGCCTCGCCGTCGGTGACCCGGCGGCCTGCGAAGAATTCCTAGCGGCGCAGAACTACTACCGGTTCTCCGGCTATGCCAGGTATTTTCGGCGCGCCCCGCAGGACGGCGACGACATGTTCGTCCAGGACACCTCCTTCGAAGGGATCCGGAGGATCTACGACGCAGACGAAGAGCTGAGGCAGTCGCTCAGCGCACAGCTCGCGCACGCCGAGATCCTCCTCCGCAGCCACACCGCTCATGTCATCGCCGATCGACACGGCCCCTACAGGTCGTATCTCTCGGCCGCCTTCTACTCGAATGCTCCCTCTGCGGAGCCGACCGTGGAGGCGTGCCTCCGAGACATCGAACGCAGTCGGGAGAGGCACATTCTGCGGTTCACAGCGAACACTCGCGAGGTGGGTACCGCACGCTTCGATGCGCTGCCGATCTGGTCTGCAGTCGACGCTTGGTCGTTCGGCACGCTGTCGAAGTGCATCGAACGCGGTGATTCCGGGTCGCTGGCCGGCGCGGTCGCCTCGAGCCTCGGTATCGCTCAGGCGGGATTCGCATACCGAGTTCGGGCGCTCGTGTATCTGCGCAACAGGTGTGCTCACCACAGTCGGCTGTGGAACCACTCGATCATCGACGCCGGACCGACGCCGAACAACGTCCGGACGAAGGCGAAGCGTCTGGCCGGGCAGTTCGATCCGAGATCCGTGCTCGACGTCGTCGCGTCGCTTGATGACATCCTCCTTCGAGGTGCAGGCGCCGTAGCCATCCTTCCGTCGCTCATCATCGAGCACTCACCACACGAGCCCTTCTGGCGGGGACTCCGCGCGCCGCAGACCACTCACGATCAGCACGACCACATCCCCTGAGGAGCAGTCGTCATCGCCGGCTGGCGCGTTCCGACCACTGCGTGGATGGGAGTCCGCGGAGTGCGGGCCGGACCGGCGGCGGCGCGTGGGAGGCTCGGATCGAGTCATCAGCAGGGGAGCGGGCGTGGAGACGGCGGAGTCCCGCCGGACGCCATCCGCCTCCGAGGAGTCAGGAGCGCAGCCATGCAGGTAGGCATTCATTTCATGAACTTCACGCTGCCGGGGGGCAGCGCCGGGATCGCGCCGATCCTCGGGGCGACGGCGCGGACGGCGGAGGACGTCGGCTGCGAGTGGTTCACGCTGATGGACCACTACTTCCAGATGGAGCAGTTCGCAACGAGCGAGGATCCGATGCTCGAGGGGTACACCTCGCTGGGGTTCGTCGCGGGGCGGACGGAGCGGCTGCGGCTGGGGCTGCTGGTGACCGGAGTGACCTACCGGCACCCGGGGCTGC
Proteins encoded in this window:
- a CDS encoding dihydrofolate reductase family protein, which encodes MGFVSYGMLVSIDGFVAAVDGDISGFPAPGPALHRVFNDGQRAAALSVYGSRMWRMMAYWGRPDPEWDEVSEDFARAWVETPKVVFSSTVTEVPEGVTLIASDAVDAFRRIRAETDGTIEVSGPALAASLGAAGLIDEYRLHTQPFVLGSGTPYFAAGFRPELRFVGSEPLPEGAVLTRYAPR
- the rpsF gene encoding 30S ribosomal protein S6, yielding MTHQYELMVILDPEIDERTVAPSLDKFLNVIRTDGGSIDKVDVWGRRRLAYEINKKSEGIYAVVDFTSTSAAANELDRQLKLSEAVMRTKVLRAEEGIAQVAAAKKLADEKAARKAAKAPAAPKA
- the dnaB gene encoding replicative DNA helicase yields the protein MTIAHLAVPGSDGRDGRDSRGDSPRSNERTPPHDLLAEQSALGGMLLSKDAVADVVESVKATDFYIPKHEIVFEAILALYSHGEPTDVIAVTDELTKQGELQRAGGADYLHSLTAMVPTAANAGYYASIVAERALLRRLVEAGTRIAQMGYQGEGEVLDLVNTAQAEIYNVTGSETAEDYVPLTDAVTVAIDEIEAAAHKDGAFTGVPTGFADLDDLTNGFHPGQMIIVAARPALGKSTLALDFARAAAIKHNMATIFFSLEMGRSEIAMRLLSAEASVPLQHMRKGTVDQRDWTTIASTRGRINDAPLYIDDSPNLTLVEIRAKCRRLKQRIGLKMVVIDYLQLMTSGKKVESRQQEVSEFSRALKLLAKELQVPVIALSQLNRGPEQRADKLPAISDLRESGSIEQDADMVILLHRESAYEKDNPRAGEADLIVAKHRNGPTRTVTVGFHGHFSRFADIPAV
- the rplI gene encoding 50S ribosomal protein L9, translating into MSKVILTHEVDGLGSAGDVVDVKNGYARNYLIPQGFGVAWTRGGEKQVEQIKSARAAREHKTIEEAQHTKQVLEANRVKLTVKAGKDGRLFGSVKTSDIATAVAAAGYGELDKRKIVISNAIKNIGEHEAVVRLRDDIQATVKLQVVAAK
- a CDS encoding RNA-binding S4 domain-containing protein — its product is MAAQDPVEEVALDGESIRLGQFLKFAGILESGGEVKEAVADGFVSVNGEVDRRRGRQLVVGDVVEFGGRRFRVGA
- the rpsR gene encoding 30S ribosomal protein S18 translates to MAGKSSGDRRKPIRGKGAKNAAPAKSVRVGVIDYKDVPTLRKFISERGKIRARRITGVSVQEQRLIARAVKNAREMALLPYAGSGR
- a CDS encoding single-stranded DNA-binding protein — encoded protein: MAGETIITVVGNLTADPELRYTQGGLAVANFTIASTPRTFDRQANDWKDGEALFLRASVWREFAENVAGTLTKGSRVVATGRLKQRSYETKEGEKRTSIELEIDEIGPSLRYATAQVTRAAGGGGGRGQVGGGGGNQGASQGGFGGGNGGNQGGSGGNGGGNRGGGQAEEPWAPSAPAGGDVWSTPGSYNDETPF
- a CDS encoding DUF6049 family protein — protein: MRRRDLTPSDRPRPRRAVPQLLRSAGAAVLSIALLGGALPVAASAAEPTALESGQATVTATVGAANDGVLLPGEDLQLAVSVRNGTTESIDGARVEVAIDEDTLDSRAELAEWLDGEAEDEGTSTGDGADVRLLPSSSAQVGVTVPAADLPFSTDSIRDPEAFGTHTVSVTVTSPGGTVATARGVVELSTGFPSEQETGVSVLVPLTVPDTADGLLSAETLQDYTQTTGTLSRQLDSVDGRAVTIGVDPRILASIRVLGDSAPESATAWLERLEAVPNEVFALPYADADVAAQAQSGLSTLLAPTSFEYALDPALFAPTSTATPTPTAVPDDTTALPDRPTAESLLAFDWSPTVGSIAWPDDGTVRAADLGVYATTGMNRTVVSSANLALPEDVTTTTRAAVDGHDLIVADSALSTAFDAAVSSGTDSEWRARMADLTADLAQVQREDESPSVILALDRGAAIDGVRLSQTLQAVDALPWAEGTSLAAALTAAPTEDATVVDSPESEQRLEGVSDLLTAAARVESFSAVLTDPQLLSGKRRNDLLALLAVTWREDPTGWQGAVAASREQADTTLSSVAIESSDSVTQLSRDSSIPVYVRNDLPWPVTVRIQASTSNAVLDIDESSVEPTAIDARSQGRVLIPVKARVGNGETELRMQLTAQDGTPIGAPTGIVTNVRADWETVGTLGVGILLVLVFGAGILRNIRRRRRGDTPEEDEEDPNAPLAVQPGLDDDRTDPRG
- a CDS encoding CCA tRNA nucleotidyltransferase; its protein translation is MHSVQTALETLRALAATPTVARLAEAFAAQGHELALVGGPVRDAFLGHGVHDLDFTTSARPDDIVRIVAPIAEAHWDIGRAFGTIGARIAGETVEITTYRSDSYDGVSRKPEVEFGNSLEGDLVRRDFTVNAMALRLPEIVLVDPAGGVEDLLAGRLRTPAAADLSFGDDPLRMLRAARFTSQLGFRTTDEVEWAMAELAPRIDDVSAERVQEELRKLLATASPRAGLELLVDTGLAGYFLPELPALRLEQDEHHHHKDVYVHSLTVLEQAIALEGQRNPGAAPDVTLRIAALLHDIGKPATRRLEPGGAVSFYHHDLVGSKLAIKRLRSLKFDKQTISDVARLIELHLRFFGYTEGAWTDSAVRRYVTDAGPLLERLHILTRADVTTRNTRKADRLAHAYDDLEQRIAELAEKEELASKRPDLDGTQIMAILELPPGREVGLAYRFLLELRLEEGPLGEEEAARRLKEWWAAR
- a CDS encoding Abi family protein encodes the protein MALKPSLSWAQQVQLLRQRGLAVGDPAACEEFLAAQNYYRFSGYARYFRRAPQDGDDMFVQDTSFEGIRRIYDADEELRQSLSAQLAHAEILLRSHTAHVIADRHGPYRSYLSAAFYSNAPSAEPTVEACLRDIERSRERHILRFTANTREVGTARFDALPIWSAVDAWSFGTLSKCIERGDSGSLAGAVASSLGIAQAGFAYRVRALVYLRNRCAHHSRLWNHSIIDAGPTPNNVRTKAKRLAGQFDPRSVLDVVASLDDILLRGAGAVAILPSLIIEHSPHEPFWRGLRAPQTTHDQHDHIP